TTCCAAATTCCATCACAATGATGGATCTTTGGGACTCAGAACTCATGGAAGATCCGATGCCTATTCTGGGAATGTTGCCAAACCTAAGGAATCTCTATTTAGTAGCAGCTtatgaaggaaaagaaataatatgCAGTGATAACAGCTTCAGTCAACTAGAGTTCCTTCGTCTTGATAGTCTTGAGAAGCTAGAAAGATGGCATTTATCCACAAGTGCCATGCCTCTCATTAAAGGTCTTGGTATCCATAGTTGTCCAAAGTTGAACAAGATTCCTCAGagaatgaaagaaatgaagatgtTGAAGAGAAGTTACATGTGGTGAAGCATTTCAAGCATATAGGATGTATTATTTCGGCCTCTTTCATAATAGCAAAGgtaaatatacaaacaaatccAAATCCACAGCGACCATTCCTATATAACtttgttgatttttcttttcttctttatctataaatagtgtGTTAATATTTGGGAGAAGAAGCTGTCATTTGAAGACATTCACGTTGATGAGGTTGGGCTGTCGAAACATGAATCAAGTTTCTGTCACTTCACTGATTATTTCAgcattcagttttttttttttttggtttgatttttcaatgtttaatttatttttgtttttggttttatttAGTGTGTGGAATTGGAAGAGAACTGCTCTTTTGGGATTCTATGCATAAATGATGTTGTTAATGTGTTAATTAATTGTTCTGCGGTATGTTATCTTGCTTATCCACATTTAAGATAATGCTTTATGTAATATGTTACTGTTGAATCTGATTATCTCCCCAGAGAACTAACTTGATAAACTTAAGACTATTAATTGCGCGATAAGGAGAAACTCAGCAAGTTGGAAAACATCATGGATAACCCCCAGTTCCGATGAACACACACTAAAGAGAATAACTGTTTAAATGTTTTCAAAATAGGGCCATCTTTAAGCTAACCAGATGGCTCCCTCTTTAATCCCTCTTCCGTCGACTTAAATGCTGTGTCACATTCATTTCATGCTAGTAATTAATATCAAGATTGCATCAATGGCGGAAATGACGCTAAATACCACTACAAAATACTAACAAAGCAGAAAGAAGATGTCACACATCAGTTTTTCACAAGAGGCAGTTGACTAAGTACAGGTCTCTTAGATCCTgaatacccaaaaaaaaagttttgaaactGCTGTGAAGTGTTTTCAAGTGTTTTGCtctctttttcttatttcttgtttttgtttctttgagatgagaaagaaattaaaatccAAAGAACGTAGATGCTCATGGTTTGTTATAAAACTTCCAAATCATGTCTTttgtgaaggaaaaaaaaaatgtcacagTTCAAGTCCAGCAATTCCCGGCAAATTACTCAATTCGTCAAACGGCCATGAAAACTAAAACCTATTTCACTGATTCGCTGTTTCATGTCATGTTTCATTTTCTGTTCCTGTTCTTTTTTATTCACACTCCCTTAGTGGTTAAAAATACATCTACCACTGAAAAAATGcatgaaagagaaaaagaaaaaaggaatgTGTCCACAACTAGACTTATTCAAAAAAAAGAGGGTCGAATACAAAAAGTCTGATCATTATTCTGATGGAATAATGCAAAGTCAAAACTGACTGCAGAGAAAGAGGCTTTAATCAAAGAGAAGAAAAGTAAACTAAAATATACTTAACTCTGCGTCAAACTTCTTCCAGGCAGCAATTAACAGCCAACTTTGATTTGACTTTCTCCAATATTTCTTCATCTCTTCATTACAGTAAAGATCCAAACGCCAAAAGATGGTTGAAGCCTTTGTGTCATTTGCAGTTCAAAAACTGGGGGATTTCCTCATACAGGAAGCTTCCCTGCGTTCAAGTCTCAGAGAGGATGTGCAGTGGCTGCGAAATGAGCTGTTCTTCATGCAGTCTTTCCTTAAAGATGCAGAACAAAAGCAAGTTGTAGATCAAAGAGTTCAGCAATGGGTGTTTGAGATCAACTCTGTTGCTAACGATGCCGTTGCTATATTGGAGACTTAGAGCTTAGAGGCTAGTAAAGGTAACGACGCTAGATTTGCTAGTCGTCTGAAGGCTTGCACTTGCATCTGCAGGAAGGAGACAAAATTCTACAACGTCAGCAAGGAGATCCAATCACTAAAGCATTGAATCATGGATATCTCTCGCAAACGAGAGACTTATGGTATTAGAGATATCAATAATGCAGGAGAAGGGCCAAGTAATCGCCCAAACAATCAGTATGACATGGTTAGAACATTGAGGAGAACTACCTCATATGTAGATGAGGATCACATTTTTGTTGGCTTTCAGGATGTTGTAGAAACATTGCTAGCTGAACTTCTCAAAGCAGAGCTTCACAGAAGCGTCATCTCCATTTATGGTATGGGCGGATTAGGCAAGACAACTCTTGGGAGAAACCTATACATCAGTCCTAATATAGTCTCTAGCTTCCCTACACGTGCTTGGATATGTGTTTCTCAAGAGTACAACACCATGGATCTCCTTAGGAATATCATAAAATCCATCCAAGGTTGCACCAAGGAAACTCTAGATTTGTTGGAAAAGATGACAGAGAGAGATCTAGAAATTTACCTTCGTGATCTTTTAAAAGAACCCAAAAACCTTGTGGTGGTCGATGATTTATGGCATAGAGACTAAAACGAGCATTTCCGGACAGCAAGAATGGCAGCAGAGTTGTTATTACCACGCGCAAAGAAGATGTCGCTGAAAGAGCAGATAACAAAGGTTTTGTCTATTGACTTCGTTTCCTGAGCCAAGAAGAAAGTTGGGATCTCTTTTGTAGGAAACTACTAGATATTCAGGCCATGGTCTCAGCAATGGAAAGGTTTGCTAAGGATATGGTGGACAGGTGTGGAGGTTTACCTCTTGCAATTGTTGTACTAAGCGGACTACTTTCACATAAAAGAGGGTTTGACATCGAGTGTTGAGGTTGAATCTTGGTTTGGATCTCGCGTTAGGTGTCGAGATCGAGACCCGAAACAATCATCAAGTTAAAGATTAAGGTCAAGGTCAATGTCGAGTCCTAGGTTGGGAGTCGAGGTCAGGTCCTGGATCAGTTATCAGAGTTGATTTTCAGattagaaactattttcctaaAATGTATTTCCTTATCTCTAGccaaaataaaagtttttttttttctgaaaaatgtttttcattcaccaaccaaacactagaaaaaaaaaattcactcatcaacttattttctaagaaaataatttcctccataccaaacacagcCTTAAGTCTCAATCCCAAAAAATATTGAGGGTTGACAATCGGTTATATGAATCATCACTATCAATATTGTTCTATTATTAATTAAGCAGTTGATGGTGAAAGATACACCTAAAGTATCCTAATTATCGAGTCTCATATTCGAACTATCAATTGAGCACTctaacttacaaaatgatcatctaaGCACCTAATTCAAAACTTATGTGTCACGTCAACGTCAGGTGTTCATTAGACACAATGACGACAAATTGAAGTGTTTCATTGTCAATTAAGACCAAATTGAGATGTCTAGGTGTACACTCTCAAAGTTGAAGTGCTTAATTGATTAGATTGAATCAAATCAGGAAAAAGAAACTCAATCAAggatttggtttggtattgaagaaaaaaaattcgatcataattaatttagtttagtCATAACTTAAGAAAAagcatatcaaaatcaaaccaaaatgatattatatttatataaatattataaatatgttatactttaaaatatttattataattcttaataaataatggtTGTAGATGCCAAATGGTGGTATGTAATTAATGGTGGACGATGGCAGTACGATGAGGGAATTGTTGAACTACTAACAACATATCCAGTAAAATCTCACTAAGTGGGATCTGAGGAGAGTAGAGGGTACGCATACTCTACCTCcaattttcatgaaaatatttaaatacatatcttaataacattaatatttttttcttatagagattaatcattcagatttattcaaatgaaaaaaaaaagggggagtggggtgggggtgggggggggtgTGTGTGATCATTATTCTGATGGAATAATGCAAAGTCAAATATTGATTATATAGAAATTGGAAAGATATCATGTGCACTACAACCAaaccaattttaaattttctgggAATGTGTACTAATAATGTACTTGTTATTCAACATTTGATataattcttttattaattaatcaaagagaagaaaagtaaactaaaatatactcaactctagatcttaatcattcagatttATTCACACTCCCGAAAATACATCAACCACTGAAAATGCAGGAAAGAGTAAAAAGAGGAATGTCTCCACAACTAGacttattcaataaaaaaaagaggGTCGAATATAAAATGTCTGATCATTATTCTGATGGAATAATGCAAAGTCAAAACGGACTGCAGAGAAAGAGGCTTTAATCAAAGAGAAGAAAAGTAAACTAAAATATACTTAACTCTGCGTCAAACTTCTTCCAGGCAGCAATTAACAGCCAACTTTGATTTGACTTTCTCCAATATTTCTTCATCTCTTCATTACAGTAAAGATCCAAACGCCAAAAGATGGTTGATGCCTTTGTGTCATTTGCAGTTCAAAAACTGGGGGATTTCCTCATACAGGAAGCTTCCCTGCGTTCAAGTCTCAGACAGGATGTGCGGTGGCTGCGAAATGAGCTGTTCTTCATGCAGTCTTTCCTCAAAGATGCAGAACAAAAGCAAGTTGTAGATCAAAGAGTTCAGCAATGGGTGTTTGAGATCAACTCTGTTGCTAATGATGCCGTTGCTATATTGGAGACTTATAGCTTAGAGGCTAGTAAAGGTGACGACGCTAGATTTGCTAGTCGTCTGAAGGCTTACACTTGCATCTGCAGGAAGGAGACAAAATTCTACAACGTCAGCAAGGAGATCCAATCACTAAAGCATCGAATCATGGATATCTCTCGCAAACGAGAGACTTATGGTATTAGAGATATCAATAATGCAGGAGAAGGGCCAAGTAATCGCCCAAACAATCAGTATGATATGGTTAGAACATTGAGGAGAACTACCTCATAAGTAGATGAGGATCACATTTTTGTTGTCTTTCAGGATGTTGTAGAAACATTGCTAGCTGAACTTCTCAAAGCAGAGCTTCACAGAAGCGTCATCTCCATTTATGGTATGGGCGGATTAGGCAAGACCACTCTTGCGAGAAACCTATACATCAGTCCTAATATAGTCTCTAGCTTCCCTACACGTGCTTGGATATGTGTTTCTCAAGAGTACAACACCATGGATCTCCTTAGGAATATCATAAAATCCATCCAAGGTTGAACCAAGGAAACTCTAGATTTGTTGGAAAAGATGACAGAGAGAGTCCTTCGTGATCTTTTAAAAGAACCCAAATACCTTGTGGTGGTCGATGATTTATGGCATAGAGAAGCATGGGAAAGTTTGAAACGAGCATTTCCAGATAGCAAGAACGACAGCAGAAGTATTATTACCACACGCAAAGAGGATGTCGCTGAAAGAGCTTGAAGAAACCTTACCCCTAGAACAAGAACCAGGTTCTTGTATATTTGCGTATGACAGAATACTTTAACAGCTGCACAATACTTTTTGTTAAAAAACTTCCTCACTCAAGAAAGGAaaactttgttttattatttaacAACTATGTCACGATTACAACTCAATAATCAATAACCTCAAAAACTCTTGACTAACTATAGTCAACTAACTCTACTCTCCAAGAGGCCAAACCCACCTCTTGTTACAAACCTCTCAATAACTCAACTCTACAAGAAGCCAAACTCACTTCTTGTACAAACAATCTATGACAATGATTCTAACTATGaatcaaaaacacttttttcaCACAAGAAATTCTAACTATAGAACTTCTTGAATTCTATTCCTAAGAACTCTCAATATAGTAGGCTTTTTCGTATTTTCTTACTCTTTCTTCCTCTCGTTTCTTGATGCTGCAAAAGACAATCTGTCTTGTCTGCTTTTGACATCCTTTTATAGAGTTGAAAGATTGGTGTCCAATGTATACAAGGAAACGACATAAAGTTGTGTACGAAAAGGAACGGATTTATTTTTGACCCTTTATTACAAATCCTGTTAGCACACAACTTCctcttttatttgtttccttCTTTAGCTCTGCTTTCTTGCTTTAATTGTTTCCTTCTTTTGCTCTGCTTTCTTGCTTTAATTCCTTTTTTACTCTTCTTTTTGAAACCCTTTTAAAATCGGTTTGCATATCAAGATGTGTCTATCATCAAAacttcataaatcatcattttccccctttttgatgatgacaaagtGTCTACTCCTATTTTCCTGTACAAATCCATTATAATATAACGCACACGAGATTGTTATATGTACAATACTGATATATAATACTATCTTCCCCCTTTTGGCATATCAAAAAGAAGTAAACAGAATGAACAAAGCTAACCAAAACTCAAAGCTCGTAAAGAGCAACATCGCGCAGATCACAACCAGATGGCCCTAGGCAAATGAAAGCAGCAATCTATAGACATAGGAAACAAGAAGAGCAGCATGCAAAAACACAGGAAACATAGAATCCAAGATACATCAACATTTTAAGCTCATGCAGAGCCCCACAAAAATATTCAGTCTAAGCAAAAACACAAAACAAGCATAACAAAGGTCGTTAGGTCAAAGACACATAAGAAGCTGGAGCAGACAACAAGAGTCAAGAGGACAATTGGCTGAGGTTCGGAGGACAGGACGAAGAAGAAACAAGCAACTGGAGGACCCGGTCCATACGAGCGTTATTGTCAAGCTGTTGCTGAACCAACTGATCTTTCAATCGCCCAACCTCTTCTTTAGATGCAGTTAATTCTGCACGCAAGGACATATTCTCATTCTGTAAAGTCTCACACTGGTCCCTTACATCCTGTAGATCCTGAAGTAAACGAGTGACAGGGCCAGACGCCCTTGGATAGGTAATAGGGACTTGTGCAGGGTCAGCAATCAATCCACATTCAGCAAGAGTAGATGGAGTGATCATATCAGCACGCGTTAAGGCTCGCCCCTCACCCAATGGGACAGCAAACGCAGTGAACACTCTCGTGAGAAGATTTCCAAATGCCAACTGGTGAGAACCAGGTTGTGGATCAGCGACTCTGGCCATATGTTTGATCATAAGACTCGGCCAATCGATGGGCTCCTTTCTTTCTAAGGCATTGGCAATTCCCATGTCACGAAAAGACGTTATGTGTCGCCTATGACCCCTAGGTAACACCCCCTTATGAACCAGTTCGAACAATAATTTATGCACAGGTGCCATCTCACCTTTCAATACCTTCTTAGCCGTGGAGGTAACTCTTCCTTGAGAGAACGTGGTTGT
The Solanum stenotomum isolate F172 unplaced genomic scaffold, ASM1918654v1 scaffold14763, whole genome shotgun sequence DNA segment above includes these coding regions:
- the LOC125850178 gene encoding disease resistance protein RPP13-like, which translates into the protein MVDAFVSFAVQKLGDFLIQEASLRSSLRQDVRWLRNELFFMQSFLKDAEQKQVVDQRVQQWVFEINSVANDAVAILETYSLEASKGDDARFASRLKAYTCICRKETKFYNVSKEIQSLKHRIMDISRKRETYGIRDINNAGEGPSNRPNNQYDMVRTLRRTTS
- the LOC125850177 gene encoding disease resistance protein RPP13-like, with the protein product MDISRKRETYGIRDINNAGEGPSNRPNNQYDMVRTLRRTTSYVDEDHIFVGFQDVVETLLAELLKAELHRSVISIYGMGGLGKTTLGRNLYISPNIVSSFPTRAWICVSQEYNTMDLLRNIIKSIQGCTKETLDLLEKMTERDLEIYLRDLLKEPKNLVVVDDLWHRD